In Mytilus trossulus isolate FHL-02 chromosome 14, PNRI_Mtr1.1.1.hap1, whole genome shotgun sequence, a genomic segment contains:
- the LOC134697892 gene encoding uncharacterized protein LOC134697892, with the protein MKNWTLEVIEKNTKTQIEKNTKTQIGTPIIFLRKKGKLLEAIIESTEPDVIIGTETWLDPNIKSSEIILDYFHYDTERRDRPKDPHGGVLIAAKQTLQLGNIIKSTEIELLTGTINLEGKKKMLIGAFYRPPDKTDDTYLNKMKDEINNIRAKHQKDIFLIGGDFNLPDINWAEQTIDHRQYPTRTNQALLELVADNGLEQIVDFPTRKENTLDLLLTSHPSFKLRCKPLPSIGNSDHDIVLLDMACKPLKPKPVRRNIFLWKKAEIHNIKEDLQNFITTFKNIKDRSVESLWQAFKTAVQTTIEKRVPTKMTLGRNTHPWINTTIRRKINQKQKAHKKARKTKKKRDKDRYKRLQQEVQWEVRQANKKYMEEVSSDYRDNAKKIWSYIKSKGQEWTGVAPLKNKMGFLQSDNKSKADILNDQFQSVFTKENLNNFPDKGKSPYSTMKDIKIRTNGVHKLLKNLKPHKATGPDSIPAFILKAAAEQLAPILTDLYQTSLNTGEKAERAVSSQVPVLSGVPQGTVLGPLLFLAYINDMPETASTSETKLFADDSLLFRTITNQADSELLQKDLTALEDWENKWQMSFNAKKCLVIRISPKNRSVIQTSYNLHGHTLDTEEAS; encoded by the exons atgaag AACTGGACTCTTGAAGTGATTGAAAAGAACACAAAGACTCAGATTGAAAAGAACACAAAGACTCAGATTGGAACACCCATAATATT TctcagaaaaaaaggaaaactacTCGAAGCAATCATTGAGTCAACTGAGCCAGATGTAATAATAGGCACGGAAACCTGGCTTGATCCAAACATCAAATCAAGCGAGATTATACTAGACTACTTCCATTATGACACGGAACGCCGAGATCGCCCAAAGGACCCCCATGGAGGGGTATTGATAGCAGCTAAACAAACATTACAGCTGGGTAACATCATAAAAAGCACTGAAATAGAACTACTGACTGGCACTATTAACTTagaaggaaaaaagaaaatgctcATAGGCGCTTTTTATCGACCACCTGATAAAACAGATGACACCTACTTGAATAAAATGAAAGACGAAATAAATAACATCAGAGCAAAACATCAAAAAGACATATTCCTTATTGGTGGCGATTTCAACTTACCCGATATCAACTGGGCAGAACAAACTATAGACCATAGACAGTATCCTACCAGAACCAACCAGGCATTATTGGAACTTGTAGCTGACAACGGGCTAGAACAAATTGTGGACTTTCCAACACGAAAAGAGAATACCCTAGATTTATTGCTTACATCTCATCCTTCATTTAAATTAAGATGCAAACCATTACCATCAATAGGAAACAGCGACCATGACATCGTCCTCCTAGATATGGCTTGTAAACCACTTAAACCTAAACCAGTCAGAAGAAATATATTTCTATGGAAAAAAGCggaaatacataatataaaggAAGATCTACAAAACTTTATAACTACCTTCAAAAACATCAAAGATAGAAGCGTTGAGTCTTTATGGCAGGCATTTAAAACAGCTGTACAAACCACCATAGAGAAAAGAGTACCAACGAAAATGACCCTTGGAAGAAACACTCATCCATGGATCAATACAACCATTAGACGCAAAATAAACCAAAAGCAGAAAGCACACAAGAAGGCGagaaaaactaaaaagaaaagagaCAAGGATAGGTATAAAAGACTACAACAAGAAGTGCAGTGGGAGGTCCGTCAAGCCAACAAGAAGTATATGGAAGAGGTCAGTTCAGACTATAGAGATAATGCAAAGAAAATCTGGTCTTATATCAAGAGCAAAGGTCAGGAATGGACAGGAGTGGCACCgctaaaaaacaaaatgggATTTCTGCAAAGTGACAACAAGAGTAAAGCTGATATTTTAAACGACCAATTCCAGTCAGTATTTACCAAAGAAAACCTAAATAACTTTCCAGATAAAGGTAAAAGTCCATACTCCACCATGAAGGACATAAAAATTAGGACCAACGGAGTccacaaattattaaaaaacctGAAACCGCATAAAGCTACTGGTCCCGATTCAATACCAGCCTTTATACTGAAAGCAGCAGCAGAACAACTTGCTCCTATACTCACAGACCTATATCAAACATCATTGAACACTGGTGAA AAAGCAGAGCGTGCCGTCTCTTCACAAGTACCAGTACTCTCTGGTGTACCCCAAGGCACAGTCCTTGGTCCATTACTGTTCCTGGCCTACATTAATGACATGCCAGAAACAGCATCTACATCAGAGACCAAATTGTTCGCGGATGACAGCCTTCTCTTTCGTACCATCACCAACCAAGCTGACAGTGAACTTCTTCAAAAGGACTTAACAGCATTGGAAGACTGGGAAAACAAATGGCAGATgagttttaatgccaaaaaatgccTTGTCATTAGAATATCCCCCAAAAATAGATCAGTGATACAAACATCGTACAATCTTCACGGTCATACTCTAGACACAGAGGAAGCAAGTTAA